ACCGCCGAGGCGGTGCTGCGCGCGCTCGGCGCCCACGGCATCGACCTCCACGACGAACCCGAGCCCGGCATCGCCCGCGGCACCCTCGCCGGCCCCGCCGGCCTCTCCCCGGTCCCCGTCGTCATCAAGGCGGGCGGCTTCGGCGACGACCGCACCCTGCTGCGCCTGCACGCCCTCCTCACCGGCGGTCCCGCCTGAGGGGGGCTACGCCTCCAGATACCGCAGGACCGCGAGGATCCGGGGGCTGTGGCCCTCGGTCCCGCGCAGCTCCAGCTTGTCGAAGACCGCGTTGAGGTGCTTCTCCACCGCGCTCAGCGACAGGTGCAGCCGACGCGCGATCGCCGCGTTCGTGTATCCCTCCGCCAGCACCTGGAGCACCTCCCGCTCGCGCGGGGTCAGCCGGGCCAGGGGATCGGCGTGCGCGCTGCGGACCACGAGCTGTCGGACGACCTCCGGGTCGAGCGCCGCCCCGCCCGCGTGGATCCGCTCCAGCGCGTCCAGGAACTCCTCGACCTGCGCCACCCGGTCCTTCAGCAGATAGCCGACCCGCTCGGCGCCGCCCGCGAGGAGCCGGGCCGCGTAACTCCGCTCGACGTGCTGCGACAGCACCAGGACGCCCGTCCCGGGCAGCCGTTCGCGAATCTCGACGGCCGCCCGCAGGCCCTCGTCGGTGTGCGTCGGCGGCATCCGGATGTCCACCACGACCACGTCGGGGTGGAGCGCCTCCGCCTCGGCGACCAGCGTCTCCGCGTCGCCGAACGCGCCGGCGACCTCGTGCCCCTCCTCCGCGAGCAGACGGGCGACCCCCTCCCGCAGCAGGGTCGAGTCCTCGGCCAGGATCACACGCACGGCAGCTCCGCGACGATGGTGGTGGGTCCCCCGAGGGGGCTGTCGATCCGCAGGACGCCGTCGAGCGCGGCGACCCGCCCGCGCAGCCCGGTCAGGCCGCCGCCCGCCGGATCCGCGCCGCCCCGGCCGTCGTCCTCGATCCGTACGGTGAGCGGGCCGCCGGGCGCCCCGGTGACCCGTACCGAGACGGCCGTGGCGTCCGCGTGCTTGGCCGCGTTGGTGACGGCCTCGGAGACGACGAAGTACGCGGCCGTCTCCACCGGGCGGGGGAGCGGCCCCGCCACCTCGTAGGCGATCCGCAGCGGCAGCGCGCACCGCTGCGCCACCCCGCCGAGCGCCTCCTCCAGGCCGAGGCTGTCCAGCGCCGACGGGTACGCCCGCCAGGCCACCTCGCGGAGTTCGGCCAGCACCTCCCGGGCCTCCCGGTGCGCCTGCCCCAGCAGCTCGGCCGCCCGCTCCGGGTCCCGCGCGCCGCCCCGGCGGGCCCGCCCGATCAGCATGGCGAGCGCCACGAGCCGCTGCTGCACCCCGTCGTGCAGGTCCCGCTCGATCCGCCGCCGCTCCGCGTCCACGGCCCGCACGACGGCCGCCCGGCTGACCGACAGCTCGTCGATCCGGCGCCGCAGCAGCTCCCGCTCCGAGGGCCCGAAGTGCTCCCGCGCCAGCCGGGCGTCGAGCGCGGTCAGCGCGAACAGGCCCTGGAGGCCGAGGAAGAGCAGGACGCCCCCGAGGACGAGCTGCGCCAGCAGCTCAGCCGGTCCGAAGGCCCCGCGCACCACACCGCCGACCAGCAGCACCGCGAGCACCAGGCCGAAGCCGAGCAGCGCCAGCACGACCGCGCAGACGAGCCCGGCCCAGGACCGGGCGGCCAGGTAGCGGACGGCGCCGCCCCCGCCCCGTCCTTCGTACGCCTCGGGGAACCGGTCGCCGAAGAAGCGGGTCCGCCGCCTCCGCTCCACCTCCACGAGCCGCCGGGCGCCGGAGCCGAGGAGGTCCAGGGCGTACGCCCGCGTCCGCGGCCACAACAGGAAGCCGCCGAGCGCGACCCCGGCCACCAGGAGGTACAGCAGCCCGGCCGGCGCGGTCAGACACCCGGCCACCACCCCCGCCGCCCGGCGCCCCCCGAACCGCCCCCCGCCACCGTCCCGTTCCACGCCGTCCACCCTAGGCGCGCCGGTGACGGGGCTCCGCCCCGCGCCCCCGGAGGCGTACGGTCAGCCAGGTCGCGGCCGCCGCGAGGACCAGGACGACGACGGCCTTCGAGGCCACCCCCACGTACGACTCGACCAGCTCCCAGCGGTCGCCGAGGGCGTAGCCGGCGAGGACCAGGACGCTGTTCCACACGAGGCTGCCCACGGTGGTGAGGAGGAGGAAGAGCGGCACCGGCATCCGCTCCACCCCGGCGGGCACCGAGATCAGGCTGCGGAAGATCGGCACCATCCGGCCCAGCAGGACCGCCTTGGTGCCGTGCCGCCGGAACCACGCCTCGGTCCGCTCCAGGTCCGCGACCTTCACCAGCGGCAGCCGCCCCCACAGCGCGTACATCCGGTCCCGGCCGAAGAGCGCGCCGATCCCGTACAGGGCCAGCGCGCCCACCACCGAGCCGAGCGTCGTCCAGAACAGGGCCGAGGCGAGGCTCAGCACGCCCTGTCCGGCGGCGAAGCCGGTCAGCGGCAGGATCACCTCGCTCGGCAGCGGCGGGAAGAGGTTCTCCAGCGCGATGGCGGCCCCGGCGCCCGGCCCGCCGAGCGCGTCGACGAGGCCGGCGGCCCAGCCGGCGATGCCGCCGGCGGGCTCCTGGGCGAGAGCGGTCGGGAACGGCGTCATGAGCCCTCCATGGCTGTGGGAAGGTCCCCCGGCGGACCCGCCGGGGGACCCTCCCCACGCTAGGAACCGCTGCCCGGAGCCGGTATGCGCGTTCCCGTCCGGCGCCCCTGCGGAAAACCGCAGGGGCCGGCGGCTCAGGCCGGCAGGTCCGCGGCCGTCGGCACCACGACCGCGAACACGTCGGTCAGTCCGGTCAGCGCGGCCCGCTTGAGCTCGGCCGCGGGCACCACCGTGCCGTCCGGCGCGGTGAGCGCGCGGGTCGCGGTCGCCTCGGCGACGACGGTCGGCCGGTAGCCGAGGTTGAACGCGGCCTGGGCCGTGTAGTTGACGCACATGTGGGTCATGAACCCGGCGAGGACCAGGTCCTTCCCGCTGCCCGCCGCGAAGCCGAGGCCGGTGAGGACCTTCTCCAGGTCGGTGGCGTGGAAGGCGTTCGGGAAGTTCTTCACCACGACCGGCTCGCCCTCGGCCGGGGCCACCTCGTCGCTGATCGCGCCGACGTGGGCGGTGAGGTCGTACGGGGAGCCCTCGCCGCTGTCGTGCTGGACGTGGACGACCGGGGTGCCGGCCGCCCGGGCGCGGGCGAGGAGCCGCGCGGCCTCGGCGACGGCCTCCTCGGCGCCCTCCAGCGCCATCACCCCGGAGCGGTAGGTGTTCTGGAGGTCGATGAGGACCAGGACCGCCTCGGAGAGCCGGGCCGGCTCGTCGGACAGACCGGAGAGGGAGCGCAGGGGGGTGGAGGGAGAGAGGGACATCTCGGTGCCTTTCGTGAGGAAACGGAGTGTTTCAGGGCAGGGCGAAGCCGCCCGCCCAGGGGGGAAGAGGGAGGTTCAGCCGGTCCCGGTGCGGAACCGGCGCCGATACGCCGCCGG
The Streptomyces roseofulvus genome window above contains:
- a CDS encoding response regulator transcription factor — encoded protein: MRVILAEDSTLLREGVARLLAEEGHEVAGAFGDAETLVAEAEALHPDVVVVDIRMPPTHTDEGLRAAVEIRERLPGTGVLVLSQHVERSYAARLLAGGAERVGYLLKDRVAQVEEFLDALERIHAGGAALDPEVVRQLVVRSAHADPLARLTPREREVLQVLAEGYTNAAIARRLHLSLSAVEKHLNAVFDKLELRGTEGHSPRILAVLRYLEA
- a CDS encoding sensor histidine kinase encodes the protein MERDGGGGRFGGRRAAGVVAGCLTAPAGLLYLLVAGVALGGFLLWPRTRAYALDLLGSGARRLVEVERRRRTRFFGDRFPEAYEGRGGGGAVRYLAARSWAGLVCAVVLALLGFGLVLAVLLVGGVVRGAFGPAELLAQLVLGGVLLFLGLQGLFALTALDARLAREHFGPSERELLRRRIDELSVSRAAVVRAVDAERRRIERDLHDGVQQRLVALAMLIGRARRGGARDPERAAELLGQAHREAREVLAELREVAWRAYPSALDSLGLEEALGGVAQRCALPLRIAYEVAGPLPRPVETAAYFVVSEAVTNAAKHADATAVSVRVTGAPGGPLTVRIEDDGRGGADPAGGGLTGLRGRVAALDGVLRIDSPLGGPTTIVAELPCV
- a CDS encoding DedA family protein is translated as MTPFPTALAQEPAGGIAGWAAGLVDALGGPGAGAAIALENLFPPLPSEVILPLTGFAAGQGVLSLASALFWTTLGSVVGALALYGIGALFGRDRMYALWGRLPLVKVADLERTEAWFRRHGTKAVLLGRMVPIFRSLISVPAGVERMPVPLFLLLTTVGSLVWNSVLVLAGYALGDRWELVESYVGVASKAVVVLVLAAAATWLTVRLRGRGAEPRHRRA
- a CDS encoding cysteine hydrolase family protein — translated: MSLSPSTPLRSLSGLSDEPARLSEAVLVLIDLQNTYRSGVMALEGAEEAVAEAARLLARARAAGTPVVHVQHDSGEGSPYDLTAHVGAISDEVAPAEGEPVVVKNFPNAFHATDLEKVLTGLGFAAGSGKDLVLAGFMTHMCVNYTAQAAFNLGYRPTVVAEATATRALTAPDGTVVPAAELKRAALTGLTDVFAVVVPTAADLPA